The nucleotide window ACGAAGGGGAATCAGGAAGTCCAACTGAaccattcaaaactaaaaagaggactcaagtgaggacctgtcgctggcccagaggacaacccccccaagcctgtgtgtgtgtgtgtgtgtgtgtgtgtgtgtgtgtgtgtgtgtgtgtgtgtgtgtgtgtgtgtgtgtgtgtgtgtgtgtgtgtgtgctgtgcgtTGAGATGCTAGCTAACGAGACCCTGGGACCATGTAAAGTGCCGCCGCCATTTAGACactaaacacaatatttatccaagcctcGAGCATCTTTAAACATACGCTGAGAGCCTCAAGTATATTTGGCTgccctcaaatgtgtttttcttctcccggaTATTCTTGTcgtgctctgttatacaaacagtaagaatatatttttaacaatacactatttgcacttcatgttttttacattggttgctttgcaaattgttacgcttaaatgtggatgttattggatttgcactgcatatgcctgcgttcatatacaattatttttgctatcaaatgaataatatgtatgattctagtcctgtgtgtggatcatgtagttgtgattaaaggtgtgggtggcCGCacactttttcagttttcaaattgggccgcggcattcttaagtttggTAATGGCTGGTCTGGGTATGTATGTGTGGctaatgagtgtcctcactaagacagctgtaaacgtgtgtgtgtgtgtttgtgttgtgtttgtgttgtgttgtgtttctgggACCTTCACCAGTATGAACAGCAGCCTCGGACCAGTCGTCCTCATTGGACCAAAGCTCGGAGGTTCAGGGTTTAGTGTGGATCGTCAGCAGAGACCTGAACCAGAGTCTCAGTAAAATCACATCATCCTGCACAAGTCGTTATTTATTCAAGTCTCTGTTCTTGAGTCTGAACTTGATTCTTAAAAGTGACGTTAGAACTTTCCTGTCCGTTAAAAGCTGTGAAGTTATAGTGTGTTCTGACCCGCTGCAGGCGACTCTGGTATTTATGACCTCGGCACCACCTGGTCTCCTTCACCACGCTGCTGATGCATGTTGGGACATTTTCCCAGTTTGTGTCTCCTGAGCTGTCAGCGTGTCAGCTGGAGGATGTTCTGCTTtaagtaaataaagatgtactTTGGTGTTAAAGAAATTCTCCTCAGAAGTTTCTCACTATTTAATAAATCAACCAGTGAACTGGTTAGTCAACGGCTGTACACAAGTTCTTTACTTATCTGTGTTGAAGTCgattcaagtaaaagtacaagtactgaTTCAACCTCTATACTCCAGAAATAGTAAAAGTATTGATTCAATATCTACTGCAGTAAAAGTATAAAGGTTCAGGCTCTGAAATGCAAAAGTTTCTATCGACTGTATGAGACTCACGTCATATTAATATATaacttcaaatcaaataaaaacaactaaaaacagGTGAAAGTCAGAAAAGATTTGTGAGCATGAAAAATGTTCCAGGAGGATGaagtgttgatgaagtttcctGATTTAGTCCAGCGATGAACATGAGAAGGTTTTGTAGCTTCATCTGGTCTGATCTTCACTTTCCTCCCTCTTGTTTCTCCTCATCACacattctcctcttctctgtgttgAGCCTCTCGTCTGTTCAGATTGATTCGTCTCTTTTACATCTGTTGTGTTTGATTCTCACTGATACACAACAAGGaatctgcttttctctgttggtCTGTTTAGGTTGAAATCTGTGTCGATGGTGGGAAGGTGACGCTCGATgaggcaaaatgaaaaaaaatatgattctCCTCAAACGCATTAAAGTAAGGAGCCTGTTTAGaaaatgtgaggaggagaaagctcagatatttgtgtgaaaatgtagaaactaaatactcaagtaaagtacagatacatgaaaaaggTACTTTAAGGATATGAAGTCCCCTGATAGTTAAATctgtggaagaagaagatgacgTTTACAAACCTCTGCTCGTCTGTTTTCCGGCGTGTCTCCAGGTTTCACTGTCACAAAGATGAAAGTCTCTTTATACGCTGATGTTCTGAGGGATACATGAAGCCACAGATTCTTCATAACCTGCACATTTCGTTAGACagcaccccccctccctgccAGATGTTCTCCTTTTAACTTCTGAGCCTCTTAATGAGGAATATGGAGGCGAACGAGGAGCAGCTGGGAGTTAAAGTGTTAAAGGTCCTGGAACCTGTGGCTTTACAGAtgtgtctcctgcagctctgcacagtTTTACATGTCCATCACATCTGGGGCAGGAGGCCCCCACATGCCTGCGGctggggagggtggggggtggagacAGGAGTCTGCATGTCTGCTGAGACGACGGACACATAAATACCTGGACGTCCACTGTCACTTTCAGACTGTCTGCAGGTggaggacagaagaggagactGAGACATGATCCCACTGAGGCTGGTCGTCTTCGGCCGTGAGTATCTGCTCAGATTCAGTCAGACATTAGCCTGCAGATGTTTGGtggtagtttttattttataaaagcAAACTACAGCATACGGAGCGTTTGCTGCTTCTCGAGCAGACGAGGATTCCAGCTTGTGTAACAACAGAAAGCTTCttgacagacaaagagacaaacagtcaTTTTGTGACTCCTCTCACTTTAATGATGGAGTTTGAACTAGTTCCTTTATAGATTTTTATATTTGGCCTCCATCTATTTATGACTCACAATAATAGCAGTAaggtttatttatgtatattgaTAAATGTGAGTAAGCAAGTTCAAatttaacaggaagaaaacaaccaaattaaaaaggagaGTTATGTAAAAACGCTACAAAagtgtaaacaaagaaaaagaagcagagtcAAAGATTCAAAGCAGCTTCATacgtgtatgtttgtgttttagacTTTGTGACGTGTGTAAAAGGgattttttgtaatattatattatacaactaaatattttgaatatttccagcagctttcatttcattgtgtttattgGTTTTAATAACATgaagctgtgttgtgtttgcagtgcTGGCTGCAGCTTGGTATCTACCTGGTGCTGCTGGTAAGTTagaggagatgatgaagatgatgatgatgatggtgatggtgatggtgatggtgtgatgatgaatatgatgatgatgaatatgatgaagatgaagtctTTTCTTATGAcctgtgtgtttgaacagagggagagatgatcTACGCCTGTCACAATGAAACAGCTGAGATATCATGTGGTAAGAAACATGCAAAAACCTGtacaaatataaagtaatataatacaatataatataatataatataatacaaaaacagAACTTAACCAGGAGACGGCTGCAAATTGTGACTCAGTTAACTTACAaactttttctgtattttaaaaacgtttctgtttgtctgccgTATATCGAAGTGTCGGATCACTTCAGTCTCTTGTGGTCAAAATGAGTATAGAAACAATAAATCCACAGGAAAATCCtgacaaaatatacatttatttttgcttcttttCAAAGTGGAAAAATCGTAAAAAACTTCTTTCATCTGCCTCCGTAGAACTCTATGTGTGACAAGGTTTGTGGCGGATGAAAATAACTTGAACGTTGTGCTTCAGACGTCGGCAGTAAGATCCAGCTGGAACACATCCTGTACAAGGTCGGCGTGGGGACGAGGTGTGGGGAGGGGAAACAGCATCCTGACGACGGGCCCGACACCTTCTGCTCCTTCCCCTGGTCTGAGATGGTGGTGGAGGATCTGTAAGAACTatcatttcaaaacacagttcaaGTGTTTTCTGAGTTTTTATGAACTTTAAAAGAAGAATTAACAGGAACCAGAACCAGCGGCTCCTCACTTGTTCTGGTTCTGATCGTGTTGCGTCTGTTTGGATCTGCAGCTGTGGGAACAGGAGGTCGTGTGAGGTCCCCGTCACTGAGCGAGTGTTCGGTGAATACGCCTGTGAGGAGCCGACCCGGTACCTGGAGGTGTCCTATACCTGCGCCAcgcccccccctccacctcctcctccacctccacccaaACCTGACTGtatgtataaacacacacgctccccattcacataaacacacactgtaaataaagatggacgacatgactgctcccaaaagtgaagccaaatcttcttgatcgccccctggtggctgtctgcagtacaGGTCCCcaaccccgcctcctccacgTTTAATAATCcaagtagatgttaaata belongs to Hippoglossus stenolepis isolate QCI-W04-F060 chromosome 9, HSTE1.2, whole genome shotgun sequence and includes:
- the LOC118114761 gene encoding L-rhamnose-binding lectin SML, coding for MIPLRLVVFGLLAAAWYLPGAAEGEMIYACHNETAEISCDVGSKIQLEHILYKVGVGTRCGEGKQHPDDGPDTFCSFPWSEMVVEDLCGNRRSCEVPVTERVFGEYACEEPTRYLEVSYTCATPPPPPPPPPPPKPDCEDKPATEA